In one Spirosoma rigui genomic region, the following are encoded:
- a CDS encoding acyltransferase yields the protein MTLSGFLQNNKRIKRWTHYLLIPTGQARPRRWVSWLVNPFIHKKGAGARICRSVRLDVLPFRQFELGERSTVEDFCTLNNGVGDIRVGSFSRVGIGSVVIGPVTVGNQVIIAQHVVISGLNHTYESVDLPIRQQPVVSQPVVIEDECWIGSNAVITAGVRVGKHAVVAAGSIVTKNVPAYTVVAGNPARVIKYYDQERRVWVKNKPAPVAHGVRYPN from the coding sequence ATGACTCTGTCAGGCTTTCTTCAAAATAACAAGCGCATCAAACGCTGGACCCACTACCTGCTGATCCCCACGGGGCAAGCCCGGCCGCGCCGGTGGGTGAGCTGGCTGGTAAATCCATTCATCCACAAAAAAGGAGCGGGAGCCCGTATCTGCCGCTCCGTCCGGCTGGATGTACTTCCCTTCCGGCAGTTCGAACTGGGCGAACGCTCCACCGTCGAGGATTTCTGTACGCTTAACAACGGCGTGGGCGATATCAGGGTGGGCAGCTTCTCCCGGGTGGGTATCGGCAGCGTCGTTATCGGTCCTGTCACCGTTGGCAATCAGGTTATCATTGCCCAGCACGTTGTTATTTCCGGATTGAACCATACCTACGAGTCGGTTGACCTGCCCATTCGGCAGCAACCCGTTGTCAGCCAGCCGGTCGTTATCGAAGACGAGTGCTGGATCGGGTCCAATGCCGTCATCACGGCGGGCGTCCGGGTTGGCAAACACGCGGTCGTAGCGGCTGGCAGCATCGTCACCAAGAATGTGCCGGCCTATACGGTCGTGGCCGGCAACCCCGCCCGGGTCATCAAATACTACGACCAGGAGCGCCGGGTCTGGGTAAAAAATAAGCCCGCGCCCGTAGCGCATGGCGTCCGGTATCCGAACTGA
- a CDS encoding acyltransferase gives MHAPHLHPERSPFIDFAKGFSILTIVVFHYLLTLELRGSLAQAIRVGGAGVHLFMFASGFGLALGKQQGFGQFLSRRFKKVLIPYYVVVTVIFGLNLLLGLYPAGFGAYLSHLFLYKMFIDDYNSSFGYHFWFISAIIQFYLAFPLIDRLVRRLTPGRAVATGLIVSLSYTSFVYLIGKGDQRVWNSFSLQFFWEFVLGMVIARTRLLPALLATAWPVVLASSLAGFAGMWLLAFMGGSVGRAFNDYFSFIGYTSACLLVYKIGTHGIRPLAQAFTAIGSFSYSLYLIHYLVLHLYLHLVRIGQPRLIDLTVALALSLLGAFYVEKGMQWLLSQLDRSRPASTLALTGSEG, from the coding sequence ATGCACGCGCCCCATCTGCACCCGGAACGAAGTCCGTTCATCGACTTCGCTAAAGGCTTCTCGATCCTGACGATCGTGGTATTTCATTACCTGCTGACGCTGGAGCTCCGGGGGAGCCTCGCGCAGGCCATCCGAGTGGGCGGGGCCGGCGTTCACCTGTTCATGTTTGCCTCCGGCTTTGGCCTGGCCCTGGGAAAACAACAGGGGTTCGGTCAGTTTCTGTCCCGGCGATTCAAAAAGGTACTGATCCCCTACTACGTTGTCGTGACGGTGATTTTTGGTCTGAACCTGTTGCTGGGCCTGTATCCGGCCGGGTTCGGCGCCTATTTGTCGCACCTCTTTCTGTACAAGATGTTTATCGACGACTACAACAGCAGTTTCGGTTATCACTTCTGGTTCATCTCGGCCATCATCCAGTTCTACCTGGCCTTTCCGCTCATTGACCGGCTGGTCAGGCGGCTGACTCCCGGCAGGGCGGTGGCGACGGGTCTGATCGTTTCCCTGAGTTATACCAGCTTCGTATACCTGATTGGCAAGGGCGATCAACGGGTATGGAATAGTTTTTCCCTTCAGTTTTTCTGGGAGTTCGTGCTGGGGATGGTCATTGCCCGTACCCGACTCCTGCCTGCGTTGCTGGCAACGGCCTGGCCCGTTGTGCTGGCCAGCAGCCTGGCCGGATTCGCCGGTATGTGGCTGCTGGCATTCATGGGCGGGAGCGTCGGCCGGGCGTTCAATGATTATTTTTCGTTCATCGGCTACACGAGCGCCTGCCTGCTCGTTTACAAAATCGGCACCCACGGCATCAGACCACTGGCGCAGGCTTTTACGGCAATAGGATCATTCTCTTACTCGCTCTACCTGATTCATTACCTGGTACTGCACCTGTATCTGCACCTGGTCCGGATCGGGCAGCCGCGGCTTATCGACCTCACCGTGGCGCTGGCGCTTTCGCTGCTGGGCGCGTTTTACGTCGAAAAGGGTATGCAGTGGCTGCTGAGCCAACTCGACCGGAGCCGACCGGCGTCAACCTTGGCGCTGACTGGCTCTGAAGGATGA
- a CDS encoding phosphatase PAP2-related protein produces the protein MSLLSPDPTSDLAWQAAWRHPVFRWKLCLGILGVLILLVTFTPFFQFIERHNGPVLNDWILDQLPPRDVSIPLFLTIWAAAILILYRARRSPVIFILFIYSYIIVSLARMLTINLFPLNPPDGLIPLIDPISNAFYGKTYITKDLFFSGHTSSILLIFLCLRRRWDRLLVLIGSIVVGGLLLVQHVHYSIDVLGAFVFTYPLYRLGKRLALGGWHYVEMQEKENTPID, from the coding sequence ATGAGTCTTTTATCACCTGATCCAACCAGCGATCTGGCCTGGCAGGCTGCCTGGCGACACCCGGTTTTTCGTTGGAAGTTATGCCTGGGCATCCTGGGCGTACTTATTCTGCTAGTGACTTTTACGCCGTTTTTTCAATTCATTGAACGGCATAACGGCCCTGTTCTCAACGACTGGATTCTCGACCAGTTGCCCCCCCGCGACGTATCGATTCCTTTGTTTCTGACCATCTGGGCAGCGGCCATACTCATCCTGTACCGCGCCCGGCGCAGCCCGGTTATTTTTATCCTTTTCATTTACAGCTACATCATCGTCAGCCTGGCGCGGATGCTGACCATCAATCTGTTTCCGCTCAACCCGCCCGACGGACTTATTCCCCTGATCGACCCGATCAGCAATGCCTTTTACGGGAAGACGTACATTACCAAAGACCTTTTCTTCTCGGGCCATACGTCGAGTATTCTGCTGATTTTTCTGTGTCTGCGCCGGCGTTGGGATCGATTACTGGTCCTGATTGGTTCAATCGTGGTGGGCGGACTGCTGCTGGTGCAACACGTTCACTACAGCATTGATGTTCTGGGCGCGTTCGTCTTTACCTACCCGCTCTACCGGCTTGGCAAACGGTTGGCCCTGGGCGGCTGGCACTACGTTGAAATGCAGGAAAAGGAAAACACACCGATAGATTAA
- a CDS encoding phytanoyl-CoA dioxygenase family protein, which produces MSKINLPPFTLGETITPEQRQFFNKNGVIVFRNFINPETVRLFISETERIEKEWLAEGRDKVNGVPLKFGQDEAGNPMIQRMCFLSQYSTALHEFLQDPRLQAVVDLLQPYEGRIAEIEKDGLIMNHYIRNPNSKFSQMGWHTDSPRDIFLGQRIMPMLNVGIHLNATPYENGGLRVIPGTHKQGILKMLFRKKYFVDNDPDKHEVGFDMNAGDLSVHDGRIWHRAQQSPHVGEASRRRVMYVPVVTGKYMPKDENSKTPFYHRFISKVNI; this is translated from the coding sequence ATGAGCAAAATAAACTTGCCGCCCTTTACTCTGGGCGAAACCATTACCCCTGAGCAACGCCAGTTTTTCAACAAAAATGGGGTCATCGTTTTTCGTAACTTCATTAACCCCGAAACGGTCCGGTTATTTATCAGTGAAACCGAGCGTATCGAGAAGGAATGGCTTGCTGAAGGGCGTGATAAGGTCAATGGCGTTCCATTGAAGTTCGGGCAGGACGAAGCGGGCAATCCAATGATCCAGCGGATGTGTTTCCTGTCGCAATACAGCACCGCCCTGCACGAGTTCCTTCAGGACCCACGCCTGCAGGCCGTTGTCGATCTGCTGCAACCCTACGAAGGGCGTATCGCCGAGATCGAGAAGGATGGGCTGATCATGAATCACTACATCCGGAACCCGAACAGCAAATTCTCGCAGATGGGCTGGCATACCGACAGTCCGCGGGATATCTTCCTCGGCCAGCGGATCATGCCGATGCTGAACGTTGGTATCCACCTCAACGCGACGCCTTACGAAAACGGGGGGCTGCGCGTTATTCCGGGTACTCACAAGCAGGGAATTCTTAAAATGCTGTTCCGCAAGAAATACTTCGTCGACAATGACCCCGACAAGCACGAAGTAGGCTTTGACATGAACGCGGGCGACCTGTCGGTTCATGATGGACGGATCTGGCACCGGGCGCAGCAGTCTCCGCACGTAGGCGAGGCCAGCCGCCGGCGTGTAATGTACGTTCCCGTCGTTACGGGCAAGTACATGCCCAAAGACGAGAATAGCAAAACGCCGTTCTACCACCGGTTCATTTCTAAAGTAAACATCTAA
- a CDS encoding SDR family NAD(P)-dependent oxidoreductase, producing MAYALITGASKGIGLAIADELARRSFDLLLVARSESLLKSESQRLATTYGVKTNYLAIDLADTGAAQAVFDWCTRYGYPVQMLVNNAGYGLSGPFESHPLAEHLDMLSVNNGTLVKLTYLFLPQLRQQSKAYILNIGSSAAYQAVPRLSLYAASKAFVLQFSRGLHQELRRTAVSVTCVCPGATDTGFVNRAQIGEKGRKAAERVNMTPADVARQAVTATLAGKAEVVTGVVNKLGKLMAWLLPKGVVEQAAGSIYE from the coding sequence ATGGCTTACGCCCTCATTACCGGAGCGAGTAAAGGCATTGGTCTGGCCATTGCCGACGAACTGGCCCGCCGGTCGTTCGATCTGCTGCTGGTAGCCCGGTCGGAGTCGCTGCTGAAGAGCGAGTCGCAACGGCTGGCAACCACCTACGGGGTTAAAACGAATTACCTCGCCATTGACCTGGCCGACACCGGAGCCGCGCAGGCCGTGTTCGACTGGTGCACGCGCTACGGCTACCCCGTTCAGATGCTGGTCAACAACGCAGGCTATGGCCTCAGCGGCCCCTTCGAGAGCCACCCCCTCGCTGAACACCTCGACATGCTCAGCGTCAACAATGGTACGCTGGTCAAACTCACCTACCTGTTTCTGCCCCAGCTCAGGCAGCAGTCAAAAGCTTATATTCTCAACATCGGTAGTTCAGCGGCTTATCAGGCCGTACCCCGCCTGAGTCTTTACGCAGCCTCCAAAGCTTTCGTGTTGCAGTTTAGCCGGGGACTGCATCAGGAGTTGCGACGTACAGCCGTCTCCGTTACCTGCGTATGTCCCGGCGCTACCGACACGGGTTTCGTAAACCGGGCTCAGATTGGCGAGAAAGGCCGTAAAGCCGCCGAACGCGTGAACATGACCCCTGCCGACGTAGCCCGGCAGGCCGTTACCGCCACCCTGGCGGGCAAAGCCGAAGTTGTCACCGGCGTTGTCAATAAACTGGGCAAACTGATGGCCTGGCTCCTGCCCAAAGGCGTAGTTGAACAGGCTGCCGGCAGTATCTACGAATAG
- a CDS encoding deoxynucleoside kinase, whose translation MHIAITGNIGAGKTTLAEQLATYYGWHVLYEAVEGNPYLADFYDDMPRWAFNLQVYFLNSRFDQVRKISAIRQASRLDSSHPTAVVQDRTIYEDAAIFARNLRESGSMTERDYETYQTLFDNMKSLVRPPDLMIYLRADLPKLRGQIRKRGRSFEQSISDAYLSSLNRLYEEFAGSYSEGELLVIDVNELDYATRPDDFAEVIRQIDARLATLVDR comes from the coding sequence ATGCACATTGCCATTACAGGAAATATCGGCGCCGGAAAGACGACCCTGGCCGAACAACTGGCTACCTATTACGGCTGGCACGTTCTGTACGAAGCCGTAGAGGGTAACCCCTACCTCGCCGATTTCTACGACGATATGCCGCGCTGGGCCTTTAACCTGCAGGTGTATTTTCTGAACAGCCGTTTTGATCAGGTTCGGAAGATATCGGCCATCCGGCAGGCCAGTCGGCTGGACAGCAGCCACCCCACCGCCGTGGTGCAGGATCGGACTATTTACGAAGATGCCGCTATTTTTGCCCGGAACCTGCGCGAGAGCGGTAGTATGACCGAGCGCGACTACGAGACTTACCAAACGCTGTTCGACAACATGAAAAGCCTCGTTCGGCCCCCTGACCTGATGATCTACCTCCGCGCTGATCTGCCCAAGCTACGGGGCCAGATCCGGAAGCGGGGGCGCTCATTCGAGCAATCGATCAGCGATGCGTACCTGAGTAGCCTGAATCGGCTCTACGAGGAATTTGCCGGGTCGTATAGCGAGGGTGAACTGTTAGTTATCGACGTGAATGAACTGGACTACGCCACTCGCCCCGACGATTTTGCCGAGGTAATCCGTCAGATTGACGCCCGGCTGGCGACGCTGGTCGACCGCTAG
- the trhO gene encoding oxygen-dependent tRNA uridine(34) hydroxylase TrhO, producing the protein MKSYRVLLYYIYSPIENPDQYREEHHLLCLRLNLLGRVIVAAEGLNGTVSGLAADCEAYMAALHADPRFAGIDFKVDDAEGHTFQKLHVRVKNEIVHSDLPVDPLRQTGIHLDPEEFQKLKNDPDVVLVDMRSNYEHAVGRFKNAVTFDMENLRDLPDHVHEIDHLKDKKIITYCTGGIKCEKASAYLLAQGFENVYQLHGGIIKYGMEVGGDDFDGQCYVFDNRVTVDVNTVNPTIVSTCFRCGSPSSRMINCASPTCNNHVVICETCGHDYSGTCTDACLEDPAIRPYDGTGYYGKLTQTYSPLQGFKSRSGQRVTLEK; encoded by the coding sequence ATGAAATCGTACCGCGTTCTCCTCTACTACATCTACTCGCCCATCGAAAACCCCGATCAGTACCGTGAGGAACATCACCTGCTGTGCCTTCGGCTGAATCTGCTGGGACGCGTGATTGTAGCGGCCGAAGGGCTCAACGGCACCGTATCCGGGCTGGCCGCCGATTGTGAAGCCTACATGGCGGCTCTCCACGCCGATCCGCGGTTTGCCGGGATTGACTTCAAGGTAGACGACGCGGAAGGACATACGTTTCAGAAACTCCACGTACGGGTCAAGAACGAGATCGTTCACTCCGACCTGCCCGTCGACCCGCTCCGCCAGACGGGTATCCACCTCGACCCGGAAGAATTCCAGAAGCTGAAGAATGACCCCGACGTAGTGCTGGTCGATATGCGGTCGAACTACGAACATGCCGTTGGCCGGTTCAAAAACGCCGTTACCTTCGACATGGAAAACTTACGCGACCTGCCGGACCATGTGCACGAAATCGATCATCTCAAAGACAAGAAGATCATTACGTACTGCACGGGCGGTATTAAATGCGAAAAGGCCAGTGCATACCTGCTGGCCCAGGGATTTGAGAATGTGTACCAGCTCCACGGCGGTATTATCAAGTACGGTATGGAAGTGGGGGGCGACGATTTCGACGGGCAGTGCTACGTATTCGATAACCGGGTGACCGTCGACGTAAACACGGTTAACCCTACTATTGTGTCGACCTGTTTCCGCTGTGGCAGTCCGTCGAGCCGAATGATCAACTGCGCCAGTCCCACCTGCAACAACCACGTCGTGATCTGCGAAACCTGCGGCCACGACTACAGCGGTACCTGCACCGACGCCTGCCTGGAAGATCCGGCGATTCGCCCCTACGATGGAACGGGCTACTACGGTAAACTCACGCAGACCTACTCCCCGCTGCAGGGCTTTAAAAGCCGTTCCGGTCAGCGGGTCACGCTTGAAAAATAA
- a CDS encoding RidA family protein has product MANKIQIQHPDVQEGFKTGAYSPAIICEGWLYVSGQTAVDYVNGVYRLGTIEEETHWTMQNVGRLLEAAGCSWDDVVKTTVHLADIADFAAYNSVYATYFPGIKPARTTVQSGLRNGIKIEIDVVAKVP; this is encoded by the coding sequence ATGGCAAACAAGATTCAGATTCAGCACCCCGACGTTCAGGAAGGATTTAAGACGGGAGCCTATTCACCGGCGATCATCTGCGAGGGCTGGCTATACGTCTCGGGACAAACGGCCGTCGACTACGTGAATGGTGTCTATCGGCTCGGTACCATCGAAGAAGAAACCCACTGGACCATGCAGAACGTAGGGCGGCTACTGGAAGCGGCTGGCTGTTCGTGGGATGACGTCGTAAAGACTACTGTGCACCTGGCCGATATAGCTGACTTTGCGGCTTACAACAGCGTTTACGCGACGTACTTTCCCGGTATCAAACCCGCCCGGACAACCGTTCAGTCGGGTTTGCGGAATGGAATCAAAATAGAAATTGACGTAGTGGCAAAAGTACCCTGA
- a CDS encoding 3-hydroxyacyl-CoA dehydrogenase family protein, with translation MGLTTETIPVGVVGLGLMGCSIVTCLLAAGHPVVAVAPIPADVPTAEPRISHHLTDLHSHGILTELPGAVLARLTVTEDYADLRNCRLVIECTLESLAIKRRVYTLIENAVDDETVIASNTSAIPISDLQQETQRPQRFIGLHWAEPSHTTRFLEVICGDQTALVYAEFFYTLSQQWGKEPTLVRKDIRGFIANRLMYAMYREAFDLVEKGYATVEDVDRACRNNTGYWMTLAGVFRWMDLTGVPAYLNVLKDLFPTLSNRTDVPPLIQDIVDRGGRGVANGIGFYDYAPGEAEAWRKTFEQFSFEIRELALRYPADVVKKQLDEDA, from the coding sequence ATGGGACTGACAACCGAAACCATACCCGTTGGCGTCGTGGGGCTGGGCCTGATGGGCTGCAGCATTGTTACCTGCCTGCTCGCAGCTGGCCACCCGGTAGTAGCTGTCGCGCCCATCCCCGCCGATGTTCCTACCGCCGAACCCCGGATCAGTCACCACCTCACCGACCTGCACAGTCACGGAATTCTGACCGAATTACCCGGTGCCGTGCTGGCCCGGCTGACCGTTACCGAAGACTATGCCGACCTGCGCAATTGCCGGCTGGTAATCGAGTGTACCCTCGAATCGCTCGCCATCAAACGCCGGGTCTATACCCTGATTGAAAACGCGGTTGATGATGAAACGGTTATTGCATCCAACACATCGGCCATCCCGATCTCAGACCTGCAGCAGGAAACACAGCGGCCGCAGCGGTTCATCGGTCTGCACTGGGCCGAGCCGTCGCACACGACCCGGTTTCTGGAGGTGATCTGTGGTGACCAGACAGCGTTGGTGTATGCCGAGTTTTTCTACACTTTGTCGCAGCAGTGGGGGAAGGAGCCGACGCTGGTGCGGAAAGATATCCGCGGGTTCATTGCCAACCGCCTGATGTATGCCATGTATCGCGAAGCCTTCGATCTGGTCGAAAAGGGCTACGCGACGGTGGAGGACGTTGACCGGGCCTGCCGCAATAATACGGGCTACTGGATGACCCTCGCGGGGGTGTTCCGCTGGATGGACCTGACGGGTGTACCGGCCTATCTGAACGTCCTGAAAGACCTGTTTCCGACCCTGAGCAACCGTACCGACGTGCCACCCCTGATTCAGGACATTGTGGATCGGGGCGGGCGTGGCGTTGCCAACGGGATTGGGTTCTACGACTACGCCCCCGGTGAGGCCGAGGCCTGGCGGAAAACCTTCGAGCAGTTCAGCTTCGAGATCCGGGAGCTGGCCCTGCGCTACCCCGCCGATGTAGTGAAAAAACAACTGGACGAAGACGCCTGA
- a CDS encoding phytanoyl-CoA dioxygenase family protein → MQPTMTPTTIPANVHKDIPGNPSTATSSSLSLSDRSPQADGSVKPLRVLSEADWTFWKENGYIVVRQAVPREQAQRLADLLWAFEEKDPNDPETWYAPPRAEMKMKELTNSGMVELYNHQFEWDNRQYPRVYDAFVDVWGVENLWVTIDRANLNFPVRPDHPFTGFIHWDYDPETRPQNVQGVLALADQDDENMGGFQCIPELYRTYDTWKLTQPADRNRFRPDTTGFELVKVKMQAGDLLIFNSTLAHGIRPNLTTDKVRIAQYISMMPAQEDNEALRQWRITSWRDRQAPEGYAFPGDPRNWEKTRYQTADLTPLGRKLLGLDSWD, encoded by the coding sequence ATGCAGCCGACCATGACCCCAACCACAATTCCGGCCAATGTGCACAAGGACATCCCCGGTAATCCATCTACGGCTACCAGCAGCAGCCTGTCTCTCAGCGACCGATCGCCACAGGCCGACGGTTCAGTCAAGCCGTTGCGTGTACTGTCGGAGGCCGACTGGACTTTCTGGAAAGAAAATGGGTACATCGTCGTCAGGCAGGCCGTACCCCGGGAGCAGGCCCAGCGACTGGCCGATCTGCTCTGGGCGTTCGAGGAGAAAGACCCGAATGATCCGGAAACCTGGTACGCGCCCCCGCGCGCCGAGATGAAAATGAAGGAACTGACCAACAGCGGCATGGTTGAGTTGTATAACCATCAGTTCGAGTGGGATAACCGGCAGTATCCGCGGGTGTACGATGCATTTGTGGATGTGTGGGGCGTCGAGAATTTATGGGTGACCATCGACCGGGCCAACCTGAATTTCCCCGTCCGGCCCGACCATCCGTTTACCGGCTTCATCCACTGGGACTACGACCCCGAAACCCGGCCCCAGAACGTGCAGGGGGTGCTGGCGCTGGCCGACCAGGACGACGAGAACATGGGCGGGTTCCAGTGCATCCCCGAACTGTACCGTACCTATGATACCTGGAAGCTCACCCAGCCCGCAGACCGGAACCGCTTCCGGCCCGACACGACGGGTTTTGAACTGGTAAAAGTGAAAATGCAGGCGGGTGACCTGCTGATTTTCAACAGCACGCTGGCGCACGGTATCCGGCCCAACCTGACAACGGACAAAGTCCGCATTGCCCAGTATATTTCTATGATGCCCGCGCAGGAAGATAACGAAGCCCTGCGGCAGTGGCGAATTACCTCCTGGCGGGACCGGCAGGCACCCGAGGGCTACGCGTTTCCCGGCGACCCGCGCAACTGGGAGAAGACCCGCTACCAGACGGCCGACCTGACGCCCCTGGGCCGTAAACTGCTTGGACTCGATTCATGGGACTGA
- a CDS encoding GH39 family glycosyl hydrolase, producing the protein MHHHQRPSWLSIAALGLGLLGFPAAPCPAQTTEKTVRIAVDLSTDKGPLKPIWAWFGYDEPNYTYMKDGKKLLTEISKLSKVPVNVRVHSLLVTGDGEAALKWGSTNAYTEDASGKPVYDWTIVDRIFDTFLERGMKPIAQIGFMPEALSTKPQPYRHHWKPGDNYNDIYTGWAYPPNDYAKWSELVYQWVNHSVQKYGRKEVESWYWELWNEPNISYWKGTTDEYIKLYDYTADAVKRALPTAKIGGPEVTGPGSKGSYTFFKAFMDHVVHGKNYVTGKTGSPIDFITFHAKGAPKVVNGVVQMNMGTQLRDIDQGFQIVASYPTLKNLPIIIGESDPEGCAACSEDLHPQNAYRNGTMYSSYTAASFARKYDLADHYGVNLAGAVTWAFEFENQPWFRGFRDLATNGVDKPVLNVFRMFGMMPGNRVAVEKGLAYDYQRVRDESVRGEADVNALASKDAKSAAVMVWNYHDDNLPAPDAPVSVVLTGIPGKRVIVHHYRIDQQHSNSYEVWKKMGSPKAPTPAQVAELEKAGQLQELSAPQPVQVDKGRATLNFSLPRQGVSLLTLVWN; encoded by the coding sequence ATGCACCACCACCAACGCCCCTCCTGGTTATCGATTGCTGCCCTTGGTCTTGGACTGCTCGGCTTTCCTGCTGCCCCGTGCCCGGCCCAGACTACCGAAAAAACCGTTCGAATCGCGGTTGATTTGTCGACGGATAAAGGACCGCTGAAGCCGATATGGGCGTGGTTCGGCTACGACGAGCCCAACTACACCTACATGAAAGATGGGAAAAAGCTGCTCACCGAAATCTCGAAACTCAGCAAGGTACCGGTAAACGTTCGGGTGCATAGCCTGCTCGTAACGGGCGATGGCGAGGCTGCGCTGAAATGGGGATCGACCAACGCCTACACCGAAGACGCCAGCGGGAAGCCGGTTTACGACTGGACCATTGTCGACCGGATCTTCGATACGTTTCTGGAGCGGGGTATGAAGCCCATTGCGCAGATTGGCTTCATGCCCGAAGCGCTGTCGACAAAACCCCAGCCGTACCGGCACCACTGGAAACCCGGCGACAACTACAACGACATTTACACTGGCTGGGCGTATCCGCCCAACGATTATGCGAAGTGGAGTGAACTGGTGTACCAGTGGGTGAACCACTCGGTGCAGAAATATGGGCGAAAGGAGGTCGAAAGCTGGTACTGGGAATTGTGGAATGAACCCAACATCAGCTACTGGAAAGGAACAACGGACGAGTACATCAAACTGTATGACTACACCGCCGATGCGGTAAAGCGGGCGTTGCCAACGGCTAAAATCGGTGGGCCCGAGGTAACGGGACCCGGCAGCAAAGGGTCATATACCTTCTTCAAAGCGTTCATGGACCACGTTGTACATGGTAAAAACTACGTAACGGGGAAAACAGGAAGCCCCATCGATTTTATCACCTTCCACGCGAAAGGCGCTCCGAAGGTAGTCAATGGGGTGGTGCAGATGAACATGGGCACCCAGCTGCGGGACATCGATCAGGGTTTTCAGATCGTGGCCTCATACCCAACGCTCAAGAATTTGCCCATCATCATCGGCGAGTCGGACCCCGAAGGATGTGCGGCCTGTTCCGAGGACCTGCACCCTCAGAATGCCTACCGGAACGGGACTATGTACTCAAGTTATACGGCCGCTTCGTTTGCCCGGAAGTATGATCTGGCCGATCACTACGGGGTAAATCTGGCGGGGGCTGTTACCTGGGCCTTCGAATTCGAAAACCAACCCTGGTTTCGCGGCTTTCGGGATCTGGCCACCAACGGCGTCGACAAACCGGTGCTCAACGTATTCCGGATGTTCGGGATGATGCCCGGCAACCGGGTCGCCGTCGAGAAGGGGCTGGCCTATGATTACCAGCGCGTACGGGACGAAAGCGTTCGGGGCGAGGCCGACGTGAACGCACTGGCTTCCAAAGACGCTAAATCGGCCGCGGTCATGGTCTGGAATTACCACGACGATAACCTGCCCGCCCCCGACGCGCCCGTATCGGTGGTGCTGACGGGCATACCCGGAAAACGGGTCATTGTGCACCATTACCGGATCGACCAGCAACACAGTAATTCGTACGAAGTCTGGAAGAAAATGGGGTCGCCCAAAGCGCCTACCCCAGCGCAGGTTGCCGAACTGGAAAAGGCTGGCCAGCTTCAGGAGTTGTCGGCCCCGCAACCAGTTCAGGTCGACAAGGGGCGTGCTACGCTTAATTTTTCCCTGCCTCGTCAGGGGGTATCCCTACTGACCCTGGTCTGGAACTGA
- the surE gene encoding 5'/3'-nucleotidase SurE — MADRKPLILVTNDDGITAPGIRTLVELMQQIGSVIVVAPNSPQSGMGHAITIADPLRLYPSEIFGDIPSYECSGTPADCVKLAKHHILKDRAPDLVVSGINHGSNTSISVLYSGTMSAAIEAAIEGIPAIGFSLGDFTRQPDFSHAHEHILTITRTVLERGMKRGTALNVNFPSRSAEPLKGIRICRQANAKWQEVFEERRDPNGRRYFWLAGEFVNFDTHAEDTDEYAVANNYTSVVPCQYDLTAYGMLDTLKEWQL; from the coding sequence ATGGCGGATCGCAAACCCCTGATTTTAGTAACCAACGACGATGGCATTACAGCCCCTGGCATCCGGACGCTCGTTGAATTGATGCAGCAGATTGGATCAGTAATTGTTGTAGCCCCCAACAGCCCTCAGTCGGGCATGGGCCATGCCATTACCATTGCTGACCCCCTACGGCTTTACCCGTCCGAAATTTTTGGCGATATTCCGTCGTACGAATGTTCCGGCACCCCGGCCGACTGTGTTAAGCTAGCCAAGCACCATATCCTGAAAGACCGGGCGCCGGACCTCGTTGTCAGCGGCATTAACCACGGCAGCAATACGTCGATCAGTGTACTGTATTCGGGCACCATGTCTGCCGCCATCGAAGCCGCTATTGAAGGAATTCCGGCTATCGGTTTCTCGCTCGGCGATTTCACCCGCCAGCCCGACTTCTCTCACGCCCATGAGCATATCCTGACCATTACCCGCACCGTACTGGAACGCGGGATGAAACGGGGCACGGCGCTGAATGTTAATTTCCCCAGCCGATCGGCGGAACCCCTGAAAGGCATTCGCATCTGCCGGCAGGCCAACGCCAAGTGGCAGGAGGTATTTGAAGAACGACGCGATCCGAATGGTCGACGCTATTTCTGGTTGGCCGGTGAGTTCGTCAATTTCGACACCCACGCCGAGGATACCGATGAGTATGCCGTAGCCAATAACTACACATCGGTTGTCCCCTGCCAGTATGACCTGACGGCCTACGGCATGCTGGACACGCTGAAAGAATGGCAGTTATAA